gttttagggtttacagGTTAGGGGtaagggtttaggttttaagtgtttagggttcaggATTTTAGGCTCAAAGCATTAGGGGGGATAGATTTCAGGGTGTATATTCAACTTTTTTTGGGTGTAAAAAATTGCAGgttatgggtgtatatttgatttgatattttttttcatattatagtacctgtaattCATACATTTTAAATACAGCACAGACAGTTTAACAGCACAgacagtttgggtgtatatttaaGCAATCTTGGGTGTATATTAAACTTCCGTTGGGTGtaaaagtttataatttgtGTTTAGATCTGCCTTGATATTTTCCTTCATATTTTACCACCTGTAATACAGAGTttttgaatacagcacagacagtttaactatgaaaaaaatttcattgaatAGAAGTTGTTTATAAATGGCAAATTTTTACAGCATTTGTTCAATTTACAAACTAGCTAGCAGTTGGATTACTCAGTTTCTATATCAGTAGAATTTATCTGACAAAATGGACTCAATAATACCGACGATGGCTTTGACAGTCTTATTGCATTACTCGCTCTAATTGCTTGATCTCTCTCTTTATTCAATTCACTGAATAGTATCCGCAAGGCATATTCTACTCTATAGTGGTCCACTTCCTCCTACtatatttgttcttacattTCTTCCAGGTTGGTTTCTCGCTGCCATTttttctgaaatgaaaaatacacccaaagatatcggtaagatacacccatatatatgagtcagatacacccatagatatcagtaagatacacccatagatatgagtcagatacacccatatatatcagtaagatacacccatatatatcagtcagatatcactcaaacatgcatCAATATACAATGTTAAGCAACATTACAAGGTCAAGCATATACACCCATGGACAAGCAAATATAAGCAACTGCTGACTATTACAGTATATCAGTTtagaaatatacacccaacaacttatgccatatacacccaacaaattacCTAATATACACCCACCAAACTACGGAATATACCCCTAAAAATTAGTTACCAGAAGAAgtagaacaacaagaacagtaACACCTAGAAGAATTAAGAAGAACAGTGTAACATAGAACGAAGaataacagtaaaacctagaacaaGTAGAACATCATAAACTGTAAAATGAGACATAGAgcaagaagaacagtaaaacgtAAAACAacgtagaagaacagtaaaacctagttctTCAATTTCGAAATGTGAAAAATATACAGGAATGGTAATGTAACGTACCTTGAGTATTATAGCTTTATTTTCTCTGGAGATTCTTGATCGAGAGTTCTATGTTGTGTTGATGGAATTTTCGAATCTTAGCGACGAGTTATATATTTTCAGTATCGAATGATGCTCGAAAATGGAACGTTTGTTTTTTCTCTGAATGGCTttgagaagtggaagaagtggaagagtctgcCACTAAGGAGCGGTTTACGTGAATCGTAACCGTTTGAGTGGAGCGCGTGAATGTTACGCtccattcaatataattcaGTGTGCGTGTGAAATGTTTGTGGGCTGGAGACTTGTAACACTTGTAAGACTTtttgcttgtatgtgtagcaggccccaTTGTAAAAATACTCACTAGATAAAACGAAATGATTTGACATTAAATCctgaattttgttttacaaTACTATAATTAAAGCATACGGTATAAGAATATAATTTTTGATggattgttaataaaaaataattttatatttatgtttaattatgtgacattatatcataaaaaaataattattattttattagtcacataaataattatttaataaaaacaaaaaaataattattttaaaaaataaatataattgtgcaactatattattttataccaacaatatattaaaattaaatcctCGCATATAATTCATCATTTCTAGAAATTAGTTAATCCTATTCATATATATTATAGAATtgtttttaagaattaattagtacttttaatgaaaaattttaataattatttgtacAAAAGTTATTAACATGCAAAACCGCACAGAACGCAGAGTTTGCCACCCGTATAAAATGATCCCATCAACGATAATCAAACTCGTTTGCATTGAATCTCCCAAATCTCTTCGAAACTCTGccgccaaaaaaaaaaaacaccactTCCCACAAAAACGCACCGCTTCTTCAGTTACTTATACGGTTACTCCTTCGGTCCTTCTTCTTGTCCTTCACTCTTCTTGAATGCTGAGTCATTGAGTCACCACCGAGTCAAAAGAACTCGACAGCCCCACAATGTCACTCCCGTCTTCCAGGCGCAACTCGTTCAGCGGCCCGCCCCAACTCGCCGCCACGTCACCGGGGTCAACTCAGGACCTCCGCCAGCGAGTCATCATGCTTCTCAACAAGCTTTCCGACCGCGACACCCTCGCCATCGCCACGGCGGAACTCGAGTCCATCGCCAGAACTCTCAGCCCCGagtccttctcctcctttctctCTTGCATCCACAACACCGATTCTTCTTCCAAATCGCCGGTCCGGAAGCAATGCGTTAACCTCCTCTCACTCCTCACGCGCTTCCACGGCGACGCACTAGCTCCATTTTTGTCCAAGATGATTGCAACCGTGCTCCGCCGCCTACGCGACTCTGACTCAGCCGTCCGATCTGCTTGCGTCGACGCCGTCTCCACCATGTCGTCGCGGATCACGAAACTGCCGTTCACCGCTGCGTTCCTCCGCCCGCTCATGGACGCGCTGGCGCAAGAGCAAGACGCCAACTCACAGATCGGCGCCGCGCTCTGCCTTGCCGCCGCAGTCGAGGCTGCGCCGGAGCCGGACGCGGAGGCACTTCGTCGTAGCGCGATGCCGCGGCTCGGGAAGCTCGCAAAGAGCGAAGTCTGCAAGGCGAAGGCCGCGCTCCTGGTGCTGATTGGAAGCGTTGTCGGCGCCGGCGGTGCATCGAGCAGCGGCGTGCTAAACTGGCTAGTGCCATGCCTGGTGGAGTTCCTGAGCAGTGAGGACTGGGCGGTGAGGAAGGCAGCGGCGGAGGCGCTCGGTAAGGTCGCTACGACGGAGAGAGATTTAGCGTCGCGGCACAGGGCTCTCTGCTTGGATTCCTTGCAGAATCGTAAGTTTGATAAGGTATTGTTAAAAGCTCTGAAGATGCAggaatttgaaaagaagataaaagaaaatgtgAATGTTGATTGTGATGACTGTGGTGATGTTTTTGCAGGTGAAAGTTGTTAGGGAAAGCATGAATCGTGCGTTGGAGATGTGGAAGGAGGTAGCTGATGATACATCTGAGGATGCGTCTTCTCCTGCCAAGTCTACATGTTCTTCATTTGGTAAGTGTAGAAAGCTTATCTTGCTTTCCAAAATATTCATCTTTCTGATTTTTAAGTAATGCTTCATTAGGATTTGGTATGGTAATTAAATTATTGCAACCTATCTGCTGTGTGTGATTTTcatgttatgtttttatttgttCCGGCTTGGGCTTAACTGTGGATTTAAAATTTCGATTGACTTGTTGAGACATGAGAGTCATTGGTGGTGAAAAATTCAGGGATGGATCTTTCTtaaacctttttctttttcaattttaaattacttttGCCACCTTTTAAGAGTACTCCAATAAAGACTTAATTAGATTCATttcaaaattagaaataagGTAAGATCTTTATTCATCTTATtgcttttatattttctttatgttAAAGTGTTTTAACCATTCAGGGGTATTAGAGGAATGATTCGATAATGAAATATGCTAATCATTCTTAATTCTGGGGGTTTTCCTTATAGGTCCAGATGATAGTAAAGGCCATTGTGTCAATTTTGGCTCTAAATTTTCTCAACCGAAGAAGACAGTCCCTGTAAACAGGTCCCCTCCATCTACACATTCATTCGCATCTTCCGTGGAAAGAGAGAAACCTCTGAAGATTAATAACAAGGACTCAAGAATCAGGATATTGCATCAGCAGGATGACAACAAATTCTCAGATGAGAAACTTGTAACTCCAGTCTCAAAGTCCCCCAATTCGAAAATGTCTAAGGAAGATGTCATTAAGAGGTGTGATTTTGAAGTTTCTAAACCACCCCGAAACCAAAATGTTGTGAACTCAAGGCAAGAGATAAAGCGTGCTCTCTTTAGCAGGACTTCTGATGAGAAAGTTCAAAAATCTAGCGGTTTGAAATCACGTGTTGTTCCATGTTATGGGAATGAAAATATTGAGTCAGATGTTACTGTCAACAATGTAAATGAAGTTTGTGAGAGCCCACAAGATGCTGAGGATTTGTCATTGATCCGTGAACAACTTTTGCAAATCGAAAACCAGCAATCCAATCTGCTAGACCTCCTCCAGGTATAGTATTGTGAATTTGTGATTTTGAACTACTTCCACTCTGTTAAATATACCTTGCTCATTACTTGTTGAGTCTGTTTATTTGAACCTAGTTTTTAGACAGTGTTAGTGTTTAATTAACATTATACTTGATCAAGTAAATTTTTCAACTGAGATGAAATTGTAGTAGTCTGGTTGGGTAATATTCCTTTCTGCCATTTGCCGTGACTGTTTTGCTTCTTCCATCAGACTACTgtttaatgacaaaaaaaatccttatttaattatttgaacACATGATGGACCTGTTCTACCACATACTATTTTGTCTTCCTTTTACCTTGCAATTTAAGCTATCCATAGCTGAAGTAAACTGCAAATCTGCAATACGCTAACACCCAATTGCTGTTCTTCGAAGCTTGTAAACATTTAAGG
The Arachis duranensis cultivar V14167 chromosome 5, aradu.V14167.gnm2.J7QH, whole genome shotgun sequence genome window above contains:
- the LOC107489021 gene encoding TORTIFOLIA1-like protein 4 codes for the protein MSLPSSRRNSFSGPPQLAATSPGSTQDLRQRVIMLLNKLSDRDTLAIATAELESIARTLSPESFSSFLSCIHNTDSSSKSPVRKQCVNLLSLLTRFHGDALAPFLSKMIATVLRRLRDSDSAVRSACVDAVSTMSSRITKLPFTAAFLRPLMDALAQEQDANSQIGAALCLAAAVEAAPEPDAEALRRSAMPRLGKLAKSEVCKAKAALLVLIGSVVGAGGASSSGVLNWLVPCLVEFLSSEDWAVRKAAAEALGKVATTERDLASRHRALCLDSLQNRKFDKVKVVRESMNRALEMWKEVADDTSEDASSPAKSTCSSFGPDDSKGHCVNFGSKFSQPKKTVPVNRSPPSTHSFASSVEREKPLKINNKDSRIRILHQQDDNKFSDEKLVTPVSKSPNSKMSKEDVIKRCDFEVSKPPRNQNVVNSRQEIKRALFSRTSDEKVQKSSGLKSRVVPCYGNENIESDVTVNNVNEVCESPQDAEDLSLIREQLLQIENQQSNLLDLLQRFIGSSQSGLNSLETRVNGLEMALDEISYDLAVSSGRIPNMDATEDMCCKLPGSDFLSSKFWKKTETRFSSSGSISSPITATADKADSKQMLTTTNHKRFQHRRGGFFVNPLSDVESDSTHLEQHSHKMVQDAEKAQSYNASCFDGISPAACEALRNQNIRSSV